A genomic stretch from Phocoena phocoena chromosome 9, mPhoPho1.1, whole genome shotgun sequence includes:
- the INMT gene encoding LOW QUALITY PROTEIN: indolethylamine N-methyltransferase (The sequence of the model RefSeq protein was modified relative to this genomic sequence to represent the inferred CDS: deleted 2 bases in 2 codons; substituted 1 base at 1 genomic stop codon), with protein MEGKLYTGEDYKKFDSQDYLKTNYAFDSGTVAEDEILKFNLKNLFETFSSAGVRGDVLRNTGPGPTVYQLLSACEAFREIIASDHLQQNPQEVKKWLRKEPGAYDWSPAMQXVCELEGDRSKWQEKEAHLQRTVTRLLKWDANQPHPPGPAQVPPVDCVLTLLALECACHDVDTYRAAGRGLVSLLKPGEHLVTAVALRTQHYMVGAKKFFGLHLEKETVEKALQEAGCQVLRCRYSPVSYSEAHCINEGNCFVVARKIPGA; from the exons ATGGAGGGCAAGCTGTACACAGGAGAGGACTACAAG AAGTTCGACTCCCAGGACTACCTAAAGACGAACTACGCCTTCGATTCAGGCACCGTAGCTGAAGATGAAATCTTGAAATTTAACCTGAAAAACCTCTTTGAAACCTTCTCTTCAG CAGGAGTGAGAGGTGACGTCCTGAGGAACACTGGCCCAGGCCCCACCGTCTACCAGCTGCTCTCGGCCTGTGAAGCCTTCCGGGAGATCATCGCCTCAGACCACTTGCAGCAGAACCCCCAGGAGGTGAAGAAGTGGCTGAGGAAGGAGCCAGGGGCCTACGACTGGTCCCCAGCCATGCAGTAGGTGTGTGAGCTGGAGGGAGACAG GAGCAAGTGGCAGGAGAAGGAGGCCCATCTCCAAAGGACAGTCACGCGG TTACTGAAGTGGGACGCGAACCAGCCGCACCCACCGGGACCCGCCCAGGTGCCACCAGTTGACTGCGTGCTGACCCTGCTGGCCCTGGAGTGCGCCTGCCATGACGTGGACACCTACCGGGCGGCCGGGCGAGGACTGGTCAGCCTGCTGAAGCCGGGCGAGCACCTGGTCACCGCGGTAGCCCTGCGCACCCAGCACTACATGGTGGGCGCCAAGAAGTTCTTTGGGCTCCACCTGGAGAAGGAGACGGTGGAGAAGGCCTTGCAGGAGGCCGGCTGCCAGGTGCTGAGGTGCCGGTACTCCCCTGTCAGCTACTCAGAGGCCCACTGCATCAATGAGGGCAACTGCTTTGTGGTCGCCCGCAAGATTCCCGGGGCCTGA